TTTCCATCAAGCAACAGGCCACAACCGATCCCGGTAGCAACTTTGATGTAGACCAGGTTGGGTTCCCCCCGGCCTGCTCCAAACGCCCATTCACCCAACGCGCCCAGGTTGGCGTCGTTGTCCAGGGTCGTCGGCTTTCCCCAGCGATCCTCGATCTTGCACCGGATTGGGAATCCATCCCAGCCAGGCATGATCGGCGGCGAGGAAACAGTGCCCAGGGAAACATTCACCGGCCCCGGCACGCCCACCCCAATGCCAGTGACTTCAGAAATATCACAACCACATTTTTTCAGCGTCGCTTCGACCGCCTGGCATATCCCTTCGAGGCAGGCCTCGGGGCCAATCGCAATGTCGAAATCAATATCAGAGTCGGCCAGTGTTTTGCCGTTTAAGTCAGTCGCCAGCACAATTAGATGGGTGGCTCCAACATCAATCCCAATCACTCGGCCAGCCTCCGGGTTGAGCTGAAGTAGCGTTGGAGGCCGTCCGGCGAGCGAGACACCGATGCCGGTTTCTCTCAGCACCCCGGAATGAAGCAACTCATCCACAATTGCAGAGACGGTGGCCCGGCTCAACGTCGTCAGGCGCGCTGCATCTGCTCTCGAAATGCCGCTCTCACTTTCGCGGATTGCTTCCAGAATAGCAGATTTGTTTAGTTGTCTTACAATCTTTGGGTCAGCAACCGTCTTTTTTGGGTGCAAGAGTCACTCCAGGCAGTGTTTTGCCGCGAAGATGTTATTACATGTGCTTTTGTTTGTCAACGGGCAAAACAAATAACTGGCAAGAGAAATTTGACAAAGAACTTCAAGTTATGTCATAATGCCCACATCTTCAGTCTGGTATTGCCAGACATCATTGATTGCCTTCGGGCCAGCTATCCTTCAGAAAGGATAGTTGCTTGTGGTACACCCTCAGCCCGCTCCACCAACTCCCCTTTTCTGACATAAATCTTCGGCAAGATTGCCAATAGCACGGGCCGCAATTCGTCATCCGGTTTATTCAACCTGTCTTGGTTCGCCACAAATGCCAATATCCGCGCGCGCAACTCGGCAGGCTCAAGGGTCAGGGCTGGCGCCGGTTGACTGTGTTCGAGTTCTTGCACCTGATCGCGGATGTGGGCCAGTTCGCTAGTCAACGCCGCCCGCGCCGCCGCCGACTCAACCCCTTTTAGATCGCGCTCTATATCCCTCGCTTGTTCGCTTAGTCCCTCAATCGCCCGCGCCACGTGGGGGCTATGGGCAACCGGGGAAGGTGTTTCAATAGTCGCCAAATAATCATCTACCTGGGCCTCGCTAATGTCATTGTAAATCGCGTTGATCAGGTCTTTGAGTTTGTGCTCGCGGATAGTGTTCGCCGGGTGCCTCGGCACGCCAGAGCCAGCGCGAACATGCGCCGTGCACCGATAATAGCGGGTGTCCGGCTCGCGTCTGTTGTGTATCACGTGGCTTGCCATTGGCCGCCCGCAATAGCCGCAGTGCAAAATTGTTGAGAATAGCCCCGTATTCATCGCGCGGGGGAAAGACTTAGCCACTAATGCCCGCCGCGCCAATTCTGACTCTATGCCGCGCGCCGTTTGGTCGTCAAACATGGGGGGCAAACTAGACACGACACGAATAGCCCCCGCTTGCTTGCTATTGAACTTCAGCGCCCCCCGGTAGGCCGTATTACGCATTAAGCCCCGAATGTAACTCGCGCTCCTTACCCGGCTATCCGGCCAAGCAAAAGATTGTGCTATTCGTTCGTATGGCACGCCATTGATAAACAGCCGCGCCAATTCATACAGCAGTGCTTGACGGTCTTTATCTATCTCGTAGCCCGTCACCACGCCCGCCTCGCCTCGCACGGGAATATACCCCAGAGGGGCGTTAGAATGGGGCAAGCCGCGCTTCACTCGGCCAAGATGCCCCATGCGAATACGATCTGCCCGCCGTTCATTCTCGGCTTTGGCCGCCCAAACTTTGATAGGGAAAGTATCCCGGTCAAATGTTCCTCGCGCCAGGCCAACCGCCAGCCGCGTTGACTCTAACACGTCTAACAAGTCAATCATCGGGCGATACCCACGACATAGCCGGTCTTCATTCCATGCGAGAAGTACGTCAAACTCCCCGCCCCTCGCCGCGTCAAGCATAGCCAGCCACGCGGGGCGGTCATGCCGCCAACCCGAGGGCGGGACTAGCCGCTTACCGCTCCGATAATTCTCAGCATCTACCCAAGTGGCTACCACCGTCAAGCCATTGCGGGCCGCGAGTTCGGTACAATCTCCAACTTGCGCCGTAATGCTATAACGGTCTGCCCCGTCTTGTTCCTCACTACTCACTCTGGCGTAAATCGCCGCTCGTTTCGTCATGCCTGCTTCT
This region of Chloroflexota bacterium genomic DNA includes:
- a CDS encoding recombinase family protein produces the protein MTKRAAIYARVSSEEQDGADRYSITAQVGDCTELAARNGLTVVATWVDAENYRSGKRLVPPSGWRHDRPAWLAMLDAARGGEFDVLLAWNEDRLCRGYRPMIDLLDVLESTRLAVGLARGTFDRDTFPIKVWAAKAENERRADRIRMGHLGRVKRGLPHSNAPLGYIPVRGEAGVVTGYEIDKDRQALLYELARLFINGVPYERIAQSFAWPDSRVRSASYIRGLMRNTAYRGALKFNSKQAGAIRVVSSLPPMFDDQTARGIESELARRALVAKSFPRAMNTGLFSTILHCGYCGRPMASHVIHNRREPDTRYYRCTAHVRAGSGVPRHPANTIREHKLKDLINAIYNDISEAQVDDYLATIETPSPVAHSPHVARAIEGLSEQARDIERDLKGVESAAARAALTSELAHIRDQVQELEHSQPAPALTLEPAELRARILAFVANQDRLNKPDDELRPVLLAILPKIYVRKGELVERAEGVPQATILSEG
- a CDS encoding ROK family protein — protein: MHPKKTVADPKIVRQLNKSAILEAIRESESGISRADAARLTTLSRATVSAIVDELLHSGVLRETGIGVSLAGRPPTLLQLNPEAGRVIGIDVGATHLIVLATDLNGKTLADSDIDFDIAIGPEACLEGICQAVEATLKKCGCDISEVTGIGVGVPGPVNVSLGTVSSPPIMPGWDGFPIRCKIEDRWGKPTTLDNDANLGALGEWAFGAGRGEPNLVYIKVATGIGCGLLLDGKIYNGVLGTAGEIGHVTISEDGPPCKCGNYGCLEAMAGGEAIAQRAQLAVKAGQRTSLAEINHSRPVTARDVALAAQAGDPVSQQLLNDAGRHLGCALASLINLLNPGLVLLGGGVTGAGNIFLDPVREAVGQRSLRSSSTAARIKLAALGRRSTVLGAVSVALTETFRHYIEAGERPTHLVSA